A portion of the Gigantopelta aegis isolate Gae_Host chromosome 10, Gae_host_genome, whole genome shotgun sequence genome contains these proteins:
- the LOC121384426 gene encoding speckle-type POZ protein-like yields the protein MASMFTEHTKESDVVLIVEGNRLHVSKTVLSLASPVFKTMFESEFKEKTAKEIPLPGKKCADVVQFLLCIYPNTTNAINASNVDSVLPLADEYQVNHLKRRCGEYLLSSCQFEERPKPTHDHLLHTIFLADRYDLKGALSRALDLAIYRPYHILKDFENFGDISLETKSELQSRRLQLIESLAMSLHQTIGPLVPKVHDTFEGFHGCHTFHKGRRSSGYCNECLADLAEPILEKLEELGRKVDTCERLSEVFGSWETM from the coding sequence ATGGCCAGTATGTTCACTGAACACACCAAGGAGAGCGACGTTGTCCTGATCGTCGAAGGAAATAGGCTACACGTCAGTAAAACCGTTCTGTCATTGGCGTCTCCGGTTTTCAAGACAATGTTCGAGTCCGAGTTTAAAGAGAAGACTGCCAAAGAAATCCCGCTTCCCGGAAAGAAATGTGCGGACGTGGTGCAGTTTTTGCTTTGTATATACCCGAACACGACGAACGCGATCAACGCCAGCAACGTGGACTCCGTCTTGCCCCTGGCAGACGAGTACCAGGTGAACCATCTCAAACGACGGTGTGGGGAATATCTGCTGTCGTCGTGTCAGTTCGAGGAACGCCCGAAACCCACGCACGACCACCTCCTGCACACGATCTTCCTGGCAGACCGGTACGACCTGAAGGGAGCGCTGTCACGCGCGCTGGACCTGGCCATTTATCGCCCTTACCACATCCTGAAGGACTTCGAGAACTTCGGCGACATCAGCCTGGAGACGAAATCCGAGCTCCAGTCGAGACGCCTGCAGCTAATTGAGAGTCTCGCCATGTCGCTCCACCAGACGATCGGGCCGCTGGTGCCGAAGGTCCACGACACGTTTGAGGGATTCCACGGCTGCCACACCTTCCACAAGGGACGAAGATCGTCCGGATACTGCAACGAATGTCTGGCGGACTTGGCCGAGCCCATTCTCGAGAAGTTGGAAGAACTCGGTCGCAAAGTGGACACGTGTGAAAGATTGTCCGAGGTGTTCGGCAGCTGGGAGACTATGTAA